One window of Equus caballus isolate H_3958 breed thoroughbred chromosome 3, TB-T2T, whole genome shotgun sequence genomic DNA carries:
- the PDE6B gene encoding rod cGMP-specific 3',5'-cyclic phosphodiesterase subunit beta isoform X1, which yields MTVFAGSPCVPGDWRLLPGSQRDTMSLSEEQVQDFLNQNPSFTDQYFGKKLSPENVAGAHEDGCPADCTSFRELCQVEESAALFELVQDMQESVNMERVVFKILRRLCTILRADRCSLFMYRQRNGVAELATRLFSVQPDSILEDCLVPPDSEIVFPLDTGVVGHVAQTKKTVNVEDVTECPHFSSFADELTGYVTRNILATPVMNGKDVVAVIMAVNKLDGPCFTSEDEDVFLKYLNFGTLNLKIYHLSYLHNCETRRGQVLLWSANKVFEELTDIERQFHKAFYTVRAYLNCDRYSVGLLDMTKEKEFFDVWPVLMGEAQPYSGPRTPDGREILFYKVIDYILHGKEDIKVIPTPPADHWALASGLPTYVAESGFICNIMNAPADETFKFQEGPLDDSGWVIKNVLSMPIVNKKEEIVGVATFYNRKDGKPFDEQDEVLMESLTQFLGWSVLNTDTYDKMNKLENRKDIAQDMVLYHVRCDKDEIQSILPTRELLGKEPADCEEDELGKILKEVLPGPTKFDIYEFHFSDLECTELELVKCGIQMYYELGVVRKFQIPQEVLVRFLFSVSKGYRRITYHNWRHGFNVAQTMFTLLMTGKLKSYYTDLEALAMVTAGLCHDIDHRGTNNLYQMKSQNPLAKLHGSSILERHHLEFGKFLLSEETLNIYQNLNRRQHEHVIHLMDIAIIATDLALYFKKRTMFQKIVDESKNYEDRKSWVEYLSLETTRKEIVMAMMMTACDLSAITKPWEVQSKVALLVAAEFWEQGDLERTVLDQQPIPMMDRNKAAELPKLQVGFIDFVCTFVYKEFSRFHEEILPMFDRLQNNRKEWKALADEYEAKLKALEEKQEERTGAKKAGTEICNGGPAPKSSTCSIL from the exons ATGACAGTGTTTGCTGGGAGTCCGTGTGTGCCTGGGGACTGGCGGCTTCTCCCAGGCAGCCAGCGGGACACCATGAGCCTCAGCGAGGAGCAGGTGCAGGACTTCCTCAACCAGAACCCCAGCTTCACGGACCAGTACTTTGGGAAGAAGCTGAGCCCAGAGAATGTGGCCGGTGCCCATGAGGACGGATGCCCAGCAGACTGCACCAGCTTCCGTGAGCTATGCCAGGTAGAAGAGAGTGCGGCCCTGTTCGAGCTGGTGCAGGACATGCAGGAAAGCGTGAACATGGAGCGGGTGGTCTTCAAGATCCTGCGACGCCTCTGCACCATCCTGCGTGCCGACCGCTGCAGCCTCTTCATGTACCGCCAGCGCAACGGCGTGGCTGAGCTCGCCACACGCTTGTTCAGCGTGCAGCCCGACAGCATCCTGGAGGACTGCTTGGTGCCCCCTGACTCTGAGATTGTCTTCCCGCTGGACACTGGGGTCGTGGGCCATGTGGCTCAGACCAAGAAAACGGTGAACGTTGAGGATGTGACCGAG TGTCCCCACTTCAGCTCCTTCGCTGACGAGCTGACCGGCTATGTGACGAGGAATATCCTGGCCACCCCCGTCATGAACGGCAAAGACGTTGTGGCTGTGATCATGGCTGTGAACAAGCTCGATGGCCCGTGTTTCACAAGTGAGGACGAAGAC GTTTTCTTGAAGTATCTGAATTTTGGCACGTTAAACCTGAAGATCTACCACTTGAGCtacctccacaactgtgagacgCGCCGAGGCCAG GTGCTGCTGTGGTCGGCCAACAAAGTGTTTGAGGAGCTGACAGACATCGAGAGGCAGTTCCACAAGGCTTTCTACACCGTGCGGGCCTATCTAAACTGCGACCGATATTCAGTGGGCCTCCTGGACATGACCAAGGAGAAG GAATTCTTCGACGTGTGGCCTGTGCTTATGGGAGAAGCCCAGCCATACTCAGGCCCACGCACGCCCGATGGCCGT GAAATCCTCTTCTACAAAGTCATTGACTACATCCTCCACGGCAAGGAAGACATCAAGGTCATCCC caCACCCCCGGCTGATCACTGGGCCCTGGCCAGTGGCCTTCCGACCTACGTGGCAGAAAGTGGCTTT ATCTGTAACATCATGAATGCCCCCGCCGACGAGACATTCAAATTTCAG GAAGGGCCTCTGGATGACTCTGGGTGGGTCATCAAGAACGTCCTCTCCATGCCCATCGTCAACAAAAAGGAGGAGATTGTGGGGGTTGCAACGTTTTACAACAGGAAAGACGGGAAGCCCTTCGATGAGCAGGATGAAGTCCTCATGGAG TCCCTCACACAATTCCTGGGCTGGTCAGTGCTGAACACCGACACCTACGACAAGATGAACAAGCTGGAGAACCGCAAGGACATCGCCCAGGACATGGTTCTGTACCACGTGAGATGCGACAAGGACGAGATCCAGTCGATCCTG CCAACAAGAGAACTCCTGGGGAAGGAGCCTGCTGACTGTGAGGAGGACGAGCTGGGGAAAATCTTG AAAGAAGTGCTGCCAGGGCCCACCAAGTTTGACATCTATGAGTTCCACTTCTCCGATCTGGAGTGCACAGAGCTGGAGCTGGTCAAATGCGGCATCCAGATGTACTACGAGCTGGGTGTGGTCCGGAAGTTCCAGATCCCCCAGGAG GTCCTGGTGCGGTTCTTGTTCTCCGTGAGCAAAGGGTACCGGAGAATCACCTACCACAACTGGCGCCACGGCTTCAATGTGGCCCAGACAATGTTCACGTTGCTCATG ACCGGCAAGCTGAAGAGCTACTACACGGACCTGGAGGCCCTCGCCATGGTGACGGCCGGGCTGTGCCACGACATCGACCACCGCGGCACCAACAACCTGTACCAGATGAA GTCCCAGAATCCCTTGGCCAAGCTCCACGGCTCCTCGATTCTGGAGCGGCATCACCTGGAGTTCGGGAAGTTCCTGCTTTCGGAGGAG ACGCTGAACATCTACCAGAACCTGAACCGGCGGCAGCACGAGCACGTGATCCACCTCATGGACATCGCCATCATTGCCACGGACCTGGCGCTCTACTTCAA GAAGAGGACAATGTTCCAGAAGATTGTGGACGAGTCTAAGAATTATGAGGACAGGAAGAGCTGGGTGGAGTACCTGTCCCTGGAGACGACCCGGAAGGAGATAGTCAT GGCCATGATGATGACAGCGTGTGACCTGTCTGCCATCACCAAGCCCTGGGAAGTCCAGAGCAAG GTCGCTCTGCTGGTGGCAGCTGAGTTCTGGGAGCAAGGTGACTTGGAAAGGACAGTTCTGGATCAGCAACCCATT CCGATGATGGACCGGAACAAGGCAGCCGAGCTCCCCAAACTGCAGGTCGGCTTCATCGACTTCGTGTGCACGTTCGTGTACAAG GAGTTTTCCCGTTTCCACGAGGAGATCCTGCCCATGTTTGACCGactgcagaacaacaggaaggaGTGGAAGGCCCTGGCTGATGAGTATGAGGCGAAACTGAAGGCcctggaggagaagcaggaggagaggacAGGGGCAAAAAAAG CAGGCACGGAGATCTGCAACGGTGGCCCAGCGCCCAAGTCTTCCACCTGCAGCATCCTGTGA
- the PDE6B gene encoding rod cGMP-specific 3',5'-cyclic phosphodiesterase subunit beta isoform X3 yields MTVFAGSPCVPGDWRLLPGSQRDTMSLSEEQVQDFLNQNPSFTDQYFGKKLSPENVAGAHEDGCPADCTSFRELCQVEESAALFELVQDMQESVNMERVVFKILRRLCTILRADRCSLFMYRQRNGVAELATRLFSVQPDSILEDCLVPPDSEIVFPLDTGVVGHVAQTKKTVNVEDVTECPHFSSFADELTGYVTRNILATPVMNGKDVVAVIMAVNKLDGPCFTSEDEDVFLKYLNFGTLNLKIYHLSYLHNCETRRGQVLLWSANKVFEELTDIERQFHKAFYTVRAYLNCDRYSVGLLDMTKEKEFFDVWPVLMGEAQPYSGPRTPDGREILFYKVIDYILHGKEDIKVIPTPPADHWALASGLPTYVAESGFICNIMNAPADETFKFQEGPLDDSGWVIKNVLSMPIVNKKEEIVGVATFYNRKDGKPFDEQDEVLMESLTQFLGWSVLNTDTYDKMNKLENRKDIAQDMVLYHVRCDKDEIQSILPTRELLGKEPADCEEDELGKILKEVLPGPTKFDIYEFHFSDLECTELELVKCGIQMYYELGVVRKFQIPQEVLVRFLFSVSKGYRRITYHNWRHGFNVAQTMFTLLMTGKLKSYYTDLEALAMVTAGLCHDIDHRGTNNLYQMKSQNPLAKLHGSSILERHHLEFGKFLLSEETLNIYQNLNRRQHEHVIHLMDIAIIATDLALYFKKRTMFQKIVDESKNYEDRKSWVEYLSLETTRKEIVMAMMMTACDLSAITKPWEVQSKVALLVAAEFWEQGDLERTVLDQQPIEFSRFHEEILPMFDRLQNNRKEWKALADEYEAKLKALEEKQEERTGAKKAGTEICNGGPAPKSSTCSIL; encoded by the exons ATGACAGTGTTTGCTGGGAGTCCGTGTGTGCCTGGGGACTGGCGGCTTCTCCCAGGCAGCCAGCGGGACACCATGAGCCTCAGCGAGGAGCAGGTGCAGGACTTCCTCAACCAGAACCCCAGCTTCACGGACCAGTACTTTGGGAAGAAGCTGAGCCCAGAGAATGTGGCCGGTGCCCATGAGGACGGATGCCCAGCAGACTGCACCAGCTTCCGTGAGCTATGCCAGGTAGAAGAGAGTGCGGCCCTGTTCGAGCTGGTGCAGGACATGCAGGAAAGCGTGAACATGGAGCGGGTGGTCTTCAAGATCCTGCGACGCCTCTGCACCATCCTGCGTGCCGACCGCTGCAGCCTCTTCATGTACCGCCAGCGCAACGGCGTGGCTGAGCTCGCCACACGCTTGTTCAGCGTGCAGCCCGACAGCATCCTGGAGGACTGCTTGGTGCCCCCTGACTCTGAGATTGTCTTCCCGCTGGACACTGGGGTCGTGGGCCATGTGGCTCAGACCAAGAAAACGGTGAACGTTGAGGATGTGACCGAG TGTCCCCACTTCAGCTCCTTCGCTGACGAGCTGACCGGCTATGTGACGAGGAATATCCTGGCCACCCCCGTCATGAACGGCAAAGACGTTGTGGCTGTGATCATGGCTGTGAACAAGCTCGATGGCCCGTGTTTCACAAGTGAGGACGAAGAC GTTTTCTTGAAGTATCTGAATTTTGGCACGTTAAACCTGAAGATCTACCACTTGAGCtacctccacaactgtgagacgCGCCGAGGCCAG GTGCTGCTGTGGTCGGCCAACAAAGTGTTTGAGGAGCTGACAGACATCGAGAGGCAGTTCCACAAGGCTTTCTACACCGTGCGGGCCTATCTAAACTGCGACCGATATTCAGTGGGCCTCCTGGACATGACCAAGGAGAAG GAATTCTTCGACGTGTGGCCTGTGCTTATGGGAGAAGCCCAGCCATACTCAGGCCCACGCACGCCCGATGGCCGT GAAATCCTCTTCTACAAAGTCATTGACTACATCCTCCACGGCAAGGAAGACATCAAGGTCATCCC caCACCCCCGGCTGATCACTGGGCCCTGGCCAGTGGCCTTCCGACCTACGTGGCAGAAAGTGGCTTT ATCTGTAACATCATGAATGCCCCCGCCGACGAGACATTCAAATTTCAG GAAGGGCCTCTGGATGACTCTGGGTGGGTCATCAAGAACGTCCTCTCCATGCCCATCGTCAACAAAAAGGAGGAGATTGTGGGGGTTGCAACGTTTTACAACAGGAAAGACGGGAAGCCCTTCGATGAGCAGGATGAAGTCCTCATGGAG TCCCTCACACAATTCCTGGGCTGGTCAGTGCTGAACACCGACACCTACGACAAGATGAACAAGCTGGAGAACCGCAAGGACATCGCCCAGGACATGGTTCTGTACCACGTGAGATGCGACAAGGACGAGATCCAGTCGATCCTG CCAACAAGAGAACTCCTGGGGAAGGAGCCTGCTGACTGTGAGGAGGACGAGCTGGGGAAAATCTTG AAAGAAGTGCTGCCAGGGCCCACCAAGTTTGACATCTATGAGTTCCACTTCTCCGATCTGGAGTGCACAGAGCTGGAGCTGGTCAAATGCGGCATCCAGATGTACTACGAGCTGGGTGTGGTCCGGAAGTTCCAGATCCCCCAGGAG GTCCTGGTGCGGTTCTTGTTCTCCGTGAGCAAAGGGTACCGGAGAATCACCTACCACAACTGGCGCCACGGCTTCAATGTGGCCCAGACAATGTTCACGTTGCTCATG ACCGGCAAGCTGAAGAGCTACTACACGGACCTGGAGGCCCTCGCCATGGTGACGGCCGGGCTGTGCCACGACATCGACCACCGCGGCACCAACAACCTGTACCAGATGAA GTCCCAGAATCCCTTGGCCAAGCTCCACGGCTCCTCGATTCTGGAGCGGCATCACCTGGAGTTCGGGAAGTTCCTGCTTTCGGAGGAG ACGCTGAACATCTACCAGAACCTGAACCGGCGGCAGCACGAGCACGTGATCCACCTCATGGACATCGCCATCATTGCCACGGACCTGGCGCTCTACTTCAA GAAGAGGACAATGTTCCAGAAGATTGTGGACGAGTCTAAGAATTATGAGGACAGGAAGAGCTGGGTGGAGTACCTGTCCCTGGAGACGACCCGGAAGGAGATAGTCAT GGCCATGATGATGACAGCGTGTGACCTGTCTGCCATCACCAAGCCCTGGGAAGTCCAGAGCAAG GTCGCTCTGCTGGTGGCAGCTGAGTTCTGGGAGCAAGGTGACTTGGAAAGGACAGTTCTGGATCAGCAACCCATT GAGTTTTCCCGTTTCCACGAGGAGATCCTGCCCATGTTTGACCGactgcagaacaacaggaaggaGTGGAAGGCCCTGGCTGATGAGTATGAGGCGAAACTGAAGGCcctggaggagaagcaggaggagaggacAGGGGCAAAAAAAG CAGGCACGGAGATCTGCAACGGTGGCCCAGCGCCCAAGTCTTCCACCTGCAGCATCCTGTGA
- the PDE6B gene encoding rod cGMP-specific 3',5'-cyclic phosphodiesterase subunit beta isoform X4, which translates to MTVFAGSPCVPGDWRLLPGSQRDTMSLSEEQVQDFLNQNPSFTDQYFGKKLSPENVAGAHEDGCPADCTSFRELCQVEESAALFELVQDMQESVNMERVVFKILRRLCTILRADRCSLFMYRQRNGVAELATRLFSVQPDSILEDCLVPPDSEIVFPLDTGVVGHVAQTKKTVNVEDVTECPHFSSFADELTGYVTRNILATPVMNGKDVVAVIMAVNKLDGPCFTSEDEDVFLKYLNFGTLNLKIYHLSYLHNCETRRGQVLLWSANKVFEELTDIERQFHKAFYTVRAYLNCDRYSVGLLDMTKEKEFFDVWPVLMGEAQPYSGPRTPDGREILFYKVIDYILHGKEDIKVIPTPPADHWALASGLPTYVAESGFICNIMNAPADETFKFQEGPLDDSGWVIKNVLSMPIVNKKEEIVGVATFYNRKDGKPFDEQDEVLMESLTQFLGWSVLNTDTYDKMNKLENRKDIAQDMVLYHVRCDKDEIQSILPTRELLGKEPADCEEDELGKILKEVLPGPTKFDIYEFHFSDLECTELELVKCGIQMYYELGVVRKFQIPQEVLVRFLFSVSKGYRRITYHNWRHGFNVAQTMFTLLMTGKLKSYYTDLEALAMVTAGLCHDIDHRGTNNLYQMKSQNPLAKLHGSSILERHHLEFGKFLLSEETLNIYQNLNRRQHEHVIHLMDIAIIATDLALYFKKRTMFQKIVDESKNYEDRKSWVEYLSLETTRKEIVMAMMMTACDLSAITKPWEVQSKVALLVAAEFWEQGDLERTVLDQQPIEFSRFHEEILPMFDRLQNNRKEWKALADEYEAKLKALEEKQEERTGAKKGTEICNGGPAPKSSTCSIL; encoded by the exons ATGACAGTGTTTGCTGGGAGTCCGTGTGTGCCTGGGGACTGGCGGCTTCTCCCAGGCAGCCAGCGGGACACCATGAGCCTCAGCGAGGAGCAGGTGCAGGACTTCCTCAACCAGAACCCCAGCTTCACGGACCAGTACTTTGGGAAGAAGCTGAGCCCAGAGAATGTGGCCGGTGCCCATGAGGACGGATGCCCAGCAGACTGCACCAGCTTCCGTGAGCTATGCCAGGTAGAAGAGAGTGCGGCCCTGTTCGAGCTGGTGCAGGACATGCAGGAAAGCGTGAACATGGAGCGGGTGGTCTTCAAGATCCTGCGACGCCTCTGCACCATCCTGCGTGCCGACCGCTGCAGCCTCTTCATGTACCGCCAGCGCAACGGCGTGGCTGAGCTCGCCACACGCTTGTTCAGCGTGCAGCCCGACAGCATCCTGGAGGACTGCTTGGTGCCCCCTGACTCTGAGATTGTCTTCCCGCTGGACACTGGGGTCGTGGGCCATGTGGCTCAGACCAAGAAAACGGTGAACGTTGAGGATGTGACCGAG TGTCCCCACTTCAGCTCCTTCGCTGACGAGCTGACCGGCTATGTGACGAGGAATATCCTGGCCACCCCCGTCATGAACGGCAAAGACGTTGTGGCTGTGATCATGGCTGTGAACAAGCTCGATGGCCCGTGTTTCACAAGTGAGGACGAAGAC GTTTTCTTGAAGTATCTGAATTTTGGCACGTTAAACCTGAAGATCTACCACTTGAGCtacctccacaactgtgagacgCGCCGAGGCCAG GTGCTGCTGTGGTCGGCCAACAAAGTGTTTGAGGAGCTGACAGACATCGAGAGGCAGTTCCACAAGGCTTTCTACACCGTGCGGGCCTATCTAAACTGCGACCGATATTCAGTGGGCCTCCTGGACATGACCAAGGAGAAG GAATTCTTCGACGTGTGGCCTGTGCTTATGGGAGAAGCCCAGCCATACTCAGGCCCACGCACGCCCGATGGCCGT GAAATCCTCTTCTACAAAGTCATTGACTACATCCTCCACGGCAAGGAAGACATCAAGGTCATCCC caCACCCCCGGCTGATCACTGGGCCCTGGCCAGTGGCCTTCCGACCTACGTGGCAGAAAGTGGCTTT ATCTGTAACATCATGAATGCCCCCGCCGACGAGACATTCAAATTTCAG GAAGGGCCTCTGGATGACTCTGGGTGGGTCATCAAGAACGTCCTCTCCATGCCCATCGTCAACAAAAAGGAGGAGATTGTGGGGGTTGCAACGTTTTACAACAGGAAAGACGGGAAGCCCTTCGATGAGCAGGATGAAGTCCTCATGGAG TCCCTCACACAATTCCTGGGCTGGTCAGTGCTGAACACCGACACCTACGACAAGATGAACAAGCTGGAGAACCGCAAGGACATCGCCCAGGACATGGTTCTGTACCACGTGAGATGCGACAAGGACGAGATCCAGTCGATCCTG CCAACAAGAGAACTCCTGGGGAAGGAGCCTGCTGACTGTGAGGAGGACGAGCTGGGGAAAATCTTG AAAGAAGTGCTGCCAGGGCCCACCAAGTTTGACATCTATGAGTTCCACTTCTCCGATCTGGAGTGCACAGAGCTGGAGCTGGTCAAATGCGGCATCCAGATGTACTACGAGCTGGGTGTGGTCCGGAAGTTCCAGATCCCCCAGGAG GTCCTGGTGCGGTTCTTGTTCTCCGTGAGCAAAGGGTACCGGAGAATCACCTACCACAACTGGCGCCACGGCTTCAATGTGGCCCAGACAATGTTCACGTTGCTCATG ACCGGCAAGCTGAAGAGCTACTACACGGACCTGGAGGCCCTCGCCATGGTGACGGCCGGGCTGTGCCACGACATCGACCACCGCGGCACCAACAACCTGTACCAGATGAA GTCCCAGAATCCCTTGGCCAAGCTCCACGGCTCCTCGATTCTGGAGCGGCATCACCTGGAGTTCGGGAAGTTCCTGCTTTCGGAGGAG ACGCTGAACATCTACCAGAACCTGAACCGGCGGCAGCACGAGCACGTGATCCACCTCATGGACATCGCCATCATTGCCACGGACCTGGCGCTCTACTTCAA GAAGAGGACAATGTTCCAGAAGATTGTGGACGAGTCTAAGAATTATGAGGACAGGAAGAGCTGGGTGGAGTACCTGTCCCTGGAGACGACCCGGAAGGAGATAGTCAT GGCCATGATGATGACAGCGTGTGACCTGTCTGCCATCACCAAGCCCTGGGAAGTCCAGAGCAAG GTCGCTCTGCTGGTGGCAGCTGAGTTCTGGGAGCAAGGTGACTTGGAAAGGACAGTTCTGGATCAGCAACCCATT GAGTTTTCCCGTTTCCACGAGGAGATCCTGCCCATGTTTGACCGactgcagaacaacaggaaggaGTGGAAGGCCCTGGCTGATGAGTATGAGGCGAAACTGAAGGCcctggaggagaagcaggaggagaggacAGGGGCAAAAAAAG GCACGGAGATCTGCAACGGTGGCCCAGCGCCCAAGTCTTCCACCTGCAGCATCCTGTGA
- the PDE6B gene encoding rod cGMP-specific 3',5'-cyclic phosphodiesterase subunit beta isoform X2: protein MTVFAGSPCVPGDWRLLPGSQRDTMSLSEEQVQDFLNQNPSFTDQYFGKKLSPENVAGAHEDGCPADCTSFRELCQVEESAALFELVQDMQESVNMERVVFKILRRLCTILRADRCSLFMYRQRNGVAELATRLFSVQPDSILEDCLVPPDSEIVFPLDTGVVGHVAQTKKTVNVEDVTECPHFSSFADELTGYVTRNILATPVMNGKDVVAVIMAVNKLDGPCFTSEDEDVFLKYLNFGTLNLKIYHLSYLHNCETRRGQVLLWSANKVFEELTDIERQFHKAFYTVRAYLNCDRYSVGLLDMTKEKEFFDVWPVLMGEAQPYSGPRTPDGREILFYKVIDYILHGKEDIKVIPTPPADHWALASGLPTYVAESGFICNIMNAPADETFKFQEGPLDDSGWVIKNVLSMPIVNKKEEIVGVATFYNRKDGKPFDEQDEVLMESLTQFLGWSVLNTDTYDKMNKLENRKDIAQDMVLYHVRCDKDEIQSILPTRELLGKEPADCEEDELGKILKEVLPGPTKFDIYEFHFSDLECTELELVKCGIQMYYELGVVRKFQIPQEVLVRFLFSVSKGYRRITYHNWRHGFNVAQTMFTLLMTGKLKSYYTDLEALAMVTAGLCHDIDHRGTNNLYQMKSQNPLAKLHGSSILERHHLEFGKFLLSEETLNIYQNLNRRQHEHVIHLMDIAIIATDLALYFKKRTMFQKIVDESKNYEDRKSWVEYLSLETTRKEIVMAMMMTACDLSAITKPWEVQSKVALLVAAEFWEQGDLERTVLDQQPIPMMDRNKAAELPKLQVGFIDFVCTFVYKEFSRFHEEILPMFDRLQNNRKEWKALADEYEAKLKALEEKQEERTGAKKGTEICNGGPAPKSSTCSIL, encoded by the exons ATGACAGTGTTTGCTGGGAGTCCGTGTGTGCCTGGGGACTGGCGGCTTCTCCCAGGCAGCCAGCGGGACACCATGAGCCTCAGCGAGGAGCAGGTGCAGGACTTCCTCAACCAGAACCCCAGCTTCACGGACCAGTACTTTGGGAAGAAGCTGAGCCCAGAGAATGTGGCCGGTGCCCATGAGGACGGATGCCCAGCAGACTGCACCAGCTTCCGTGAGCTATGCCAGGTAGAAGAGAGTGCGGCCCTGTTCGAGCTGGTGCAGGACATGCAGGAAAGCGTGAACATGGAGCGGGTGGTCTTCAAGATCCTGCGACGCCTCTGCACCATCCTGCGTGCCGACCGCTGCAGCCTCTTCATGTACCGCCAGCGCAACGGCGTGGCTGAGCTCGCCACACGCTTGTTCAGCGTGCAGCCCGACAGCATCCTGGAGGACTGCTTGGTGCCCCCTGACTCTGAGATTGTCTTCCCGCTGGACACTGGGGTCGTGGGCCATGTGGCTCAGACCAAGAAAACGGTGAACGTTGAGGATGTGACCGAG TGTCCCCACTTCAGCTCCTTCGCTGACGAGCTGACCGGCTATGTGACGAGGAATATCCTGGCCACCCCCGTCATGAACGGCAAAGACGTTGTGGCTGTGATCATGGCTGTGAACAAGCTCGATGGCCCGTGTTTCACAAGTGAGGACGAAGAC GTTTTCTTGAAGTATCTGAATTTTGGCACGTTAAACCTGAAGATCTACCACTTGAGCtacctccacaactgtgagacgCGCCGAGGCCAG GTGCTGCTGTGGTCGGCCAACAAAGTGTTTGAGGAGCTGACAGACATCGAGAGGCAGTTCCACAAGGCTTTCTACACCGTGCGGGCCTATCTAAACTGCGACCGATATTCAGTGGGCCTCCTGGACATGACCAAGGAGAAG GAATTCTTCGACGTGTGGCCTGTGCTTATGGGAGAAGCCCAGCCATACTCAGGCCCACGCACGCCCGATGGCCGT GAAATCCTCTTCTACAAAGTCATTGACTACATCCTCCACGGCAAGGAAGACATCAAGGTCATCCC caCACCCCCGGCTGATCACTGGGCCCTGGCCAGTGGCCTTCCGACCTACGTGGCAGAAAGTGGCTTT ATCTGTAACATCATGAATGCCCCCGCCGACGAGACATTCAAATTTCAG GAAGGGCCTCTGGATGACTCTGGGTGGGTCATCAAGAACGTCCTCTCCATGCCCATCGTCAACAAAAAGGAGGAGATTGTGGGGGTTGCAACGTTTTACAACAGGAAAGACGGGAAGCCCTTCGATGAGCAGGATGAAGTCCTCATGGAG TCCCTCACACAATTCCTGGGCTGGTCAGTGCTGAACACCGACACCTACGACAAGATGAACAAGCTGGAGAACCGCAAGGACATCGCCCAGGACATGGTTCTGTACCACGTGAGATGCGACAAGGACGAGATCCAGTCGATCCTG CCAACAAGAGAACTCCTGGGGAAGGAGCCTGCTGACTGTGAGGAGGACGAGCTGGGGAAAATCTTG AAAGAAGTGCTGCCAGGGCCCACCAAGTTTGACATCTATGAGTTCCACTTCTCCGATCTGGAGTGCACAGAGCTGGAGCTGGTCAAATGCGGCATCCAGATGTACTACGAGCTGGGTGTGGTCCGGAAGTTCCAGATCCCCCAGGAG GTCCTGGTGCGGTTCTTGTTCTCCGTGAGCAAAGGGTACCGGAGAATCACCTACCACAACTGGCGCCACGGCTTCAATGTGGCCCAGACAATGTTCACGTTGCTCATG ACCGGCAAGCTGAAGAGCTACTACACGGACCTGGAGGCCCTCGCCATGGTGACGGCCGGGCTGTGCCACGACATCGACCACCGCGGCACCAACAACCTGTACCAGATGAA GTCCCAGAATCCCTTGGCCAAGCTCCACGGCTCCTCGATTCTGGAGCGGCATCACCTGGAGTTCGGGAAGTTCCTGCTTTCGGAGGAG ACGCTGAACATCTACCAGAACCTGAACCGGCGGCAGCACGAGCACGTGATCCACCTCATGGACATCGCCATCATTGCCACGGACCTGGCGCTCTACTTCAA GAAGAGGACAATGTTCCAGAAGATTGTGGACGAGTCTAAGAATTATGAGGACAGGAAGAGCTGGGTGGAGTACCTGTCCCTGGAGACGACCCGGAAGGAGATAGTCAT GGCCATGATGATGACAGCGTGTGACCTGTCTGCCATCACCAAGCCCTGGGAAGTCCAGAGCAAG GTCGCTCTGCTGGTGGCAGCTGAGTTCTGGGAGCAAGGTGACTTGGAAAGGACAGTTCTGGATCAGCAACCCATT CCGATGATGGACCGGAACAAGGCAGCCGAGCTCCCCAAACTGCAGGTCGGCTTCATCGACTTCGTGTGCACGTTCGTGTACAAG GAGTTTTCCCGTTTCCACGAGGAGATCCTGCCCATGTTTGACCGactgcagaacaacaggaaggaGTGGAAGGCCCTGGCTGATGAGTATGAGGCGAAACTGAAGGCcctggaggagaagcaggaggagaggacAGGGGCAAAAAAAG GCACGGAGATCTGCAACGGTGGCCCAGCGCCCAAGTCTTCCACCTGCAGCATCCTGTGA